A stretch of the Sorangium aterium genome encodes the following:
- a CDS encoding SLC13 family permease has product MWSVLLVFAATYVLIAARRLSILPIGRPAGALAGACAMVLLSAIEPGAGLDPQEAFAAIEPNTIGLLLGMMLLSASLDAAGVFERAAAWVARRDLSPVRLLYLVTVTSGLASAVLLNDSVCVMLAPLVDRTARRAGLERAPYLLALAMGANAGSALTLAGNPQNMLVGHLSGISYRTYLLEAGPAALIGLAVTAVTLHLLLRRRIAVRTPAPEPAPEPASTRGDRPSALAPLACIVVVSALFMLGANLAWTAIGGATAVILLHRRDANGLFERVSWTVLVFFGALFIVVAGLQKTGMPEQALRAASPFFPSGPTLGLLGLSIAMLAGCQIVSNVPFILLADSYIRSQPDPHLAWITTALVSTLAGNLTLLGSVANIIVVETVGAEREIGFRAYARVGVPVTLASTAAALAWLLVVR; this is encoded by the coding sequence GTGTGGTCCGTCCTGCTCGTATTCGCCGCCACGTACGTGCTCATCGCGGCGCGGCGCCTGTCGATCCTTCCCATCGGACGCCCGGCCGGCGCGCTCGCGGGCGCGTGCGCCATGGTCCTCCTGAGCGCGATCGAGCCGGGCGCCGGCCTGGACCCGCAGGAAGCGTTCGCCGCGATCGAGCCGAACACCATCGGCCTGCTGCTCGGCATGATGCTGCTCTCGGCGTCGCTCGACGCCGCGGGGGTGTTCGAGCGCGCCGCCGCGTGGGTCGCCCGGCGGGACCTGTCGCCGGTCCGCCTGCTCTACCTCGTCACGGTGACCTCCGGGCTCGCCTCCGCGGTGCTGCTGAACGACTCGGTCTGCGTGATGCTGGCGCCGCTCGTCGACCGGACCGCCCGGCGCGCGGGGCTCGAGCGGGCGCCGTACCTCCTCGCGCTCGCGATGGGCGCCAACGCCGGCAGCGCGCTCACGCTCGCCGGCAACCCCCAGAACATGCTCGTGGGCCACCTCTCCGGCATCTCGTACCGCACGTACCTGCTGGAGGCGGGCCCCGCCGCGCTGATCGGGCTCGCCGTCACGGCCGTGACGCTGCACCTGCTGCTCCGGCGCCGCATCGCGGTGCGGACGCCCGCGCCCGAGCCCGCGCCCGAGCCCGCGTCGACGCGAGGCGACCGGCCGAGCGCCCTGGCGCCGCTCGCCTGCATCGTGGTCGTGTCGGCGCTGTTCATGCTCGGCGCGAACCTGGCGTGGACGGCGATCGGCGGCGCGACCGCGGTCATCCTGCTCCACCGGCGCGACGCGAACGGCCTGTTCGAGCGGGTGTCGTGGACCGTGCTCGTCTTCTTCGGGGCGCTCTTCATCGTCGTGGCGGGCCTCCAGAAGACCGGAATGCCCGAGCAGGCGCTGCGCGCGGCCAGCCCATTCTTCCCCTCCGGGCCGACGCTGGGCCTGCTCGGGCTGAGCATCGCGATGCTCGCCGGGTGCCAGATCGTCTCGAACGTGCCCTTCATCCTTCTCGCGGACTCGTACATCCGCAGCCAGCCCGATCCGCACCTCGCCTGGATCACGACGGCGCTGGTCTCCACCCTCGCGGGCAACCTCACGCTGCTGGGCTCGGTGGCCAACATCATCGTCGTGGAGACGGTGGGCGCCGAGCGCGAGATCGGCTTCCGCGCTTACGCCAGGGTGGGTGTCCCGGTGACGCTCGCCTCGACCGCCGCGGCGCTCGCCTGGCTCCTCGTCGTACGCTGA
- a CDS encoding SDR family oxidoreductase produces MAHELSKRVALVTGASRGLGAAIARKLAASGARVAVNYFGSREEATRVVEGIRLGGGEAEAFQADVRDEQEVARLVGEVQARLGPIEVLVINATGPQPFVKLEDLTWKHCLDQLEFFVKSPLLLAKAVVPGMKERRSGRIINIGSEVFEQGVPEFSSYVSAKGAQLGLTRSWAMELGPHGITVNQVSPGWVVVERHIQEGASAEAIESYRASNPLRRMGTPDDIAEAVTFLASDAAEFITGQKLSVNGGRTLA; encoded by the coding sequence ATGGCGCACGAACTATCCAAACGAGTCGCCCTTGTCACCGGCGCTTCCCGCGGCCTCGGGGCGGCCATCGCCCGCAAGCTCGCGGCCTCGGGCGCGCGGGTCGCGGTCAACTACTTCGGCAGCCGCGAGGAGGCGACCCGCGTGGTCGAGGGCATCCGCCTGGGCGGCGGCGAGGCCGAGGCGTTCCAGGCCGACGTGCGCGACGAGCAGGAGGTCGCCCGGCTCGTGGGCGAGGTGCAGGCCCGCCTCGGCCCCATCGAGGTGCTGGTGATCAACGCGACGGGCCCGCAGCCGTTCGTCAAGCTGGAGGACCTGACCTGGAAGCACTGCCTCGACCAGCTCGAGTTCTTCGTGAAGAGCCCGCTCCTCCTCGCGAAGGCGGTCGTCCCGGGGATGAAGGAGCGCCGGTCGGGGCGGATCATCAACATCGGGTCCGAGGTCTTCGAGCAGGGCGTCCCCGAGTTCTCGAGCTACGTCTCGGCGAAGGGCGCGCAGCTCGGCCTCACGCGCTCCTGGGCGATGGAGCTCGGCCCGCACGGGATCACCGTCAACCAGGTGTCCCCCGGCTGGGTCGTCGTCGAGCGCCACATCCAGGAGGGCGCGAGCGCCGAGGCCATCGAGTCCTACCGGGCGAGCAACCCGCTCCGGCGCATGGGCACGCCGGACGACATCGCCGAGGCCGTCACCTTCCTCGCGTCCGACGCCGCCGAGTTCATCACGGGCCAGAAGCTGTCCGTGAACGGCGGCAGGACCCTGGCCTGA
- a CDS encoding CPBP family glutamic-type intramembrane protease, which yields MIGRFFRRIWQEYVIDLRDRLDAEAAHHRATTPAGEVTRRMVCVFLTVIGALLFVRFAGNENDTRWMVDGLRALGLDGAAARLHDALNTSPDRRFHQRIVWALGRLVGYLIPTLVVAKLVLRAPIRSFGLRVRGTARHLPVYGVLFAVMAPFLFAASLSPAFQAKYPYYKLAPGEGLWPWLWAWEALYAAQFVALEFFYRGFFLHGIRRALGYSSIFAMMVPYAMIHFGKPLPEALGSVLAGFILGTVSLKSDSIWGGCAIHIVVATSMDLLSLAHRGLL from the coding sequence GTGATCGGACGCTTTTTCCGCCGGATCTGGCAGGAGTACGTCATCGACCTGCGCGACCGGCTCGACGCCGAGGCGGCGCACCACCGGGCCACCACGCCCGCGGGCGAGGTCACCCGCCGGATGGTGTGCGTGTTCCTCACCGTGATCGGGGCGCTCCTCTTCGTCCGGTTCGCTGGCAACGAGAACGACACGCGCTGGATGGTCGACGGCCTGCGCGCCCTGGGCCTCGACGGCGCCGCGGCGAGGCTCCACGACGCGCTGAACACGTCGCCGGATCGCCGCTTTCACCAGCGGATCGTCTGGGCGCTCGGCCGCCTCGTCGGTTACCTGATACCGACCCTCGTCGTCGCGAAGCTCGTGCTGCGGGCACCGATCCGGAGCTTCGGCCTGCGCGTCCGCGGGACGGCGCGGCACCTGCCCGTCTACGGCGTCCTCTTCGCCGTCATGGCCCCGTTCCTCTTCGCCGCGTCGCTCTCGCCGGCCTTCCAGGCGAAGTATCCCTATTACAAGCTCGCGCCGGGCGAGGGCCTGTGGCCCTGGCTCTGGGCGTGGGAGGCGCTCTATGCGGCCCAGTTCGTGGCGCTCGAGTTCTTCTACCGCGGCTTCTTCCTGCACGGGATCCGCCGCGCGCTCGGCTACTCCTCGATCTTCGCCATGATGGTGCCTTACGCGATGATCCATTTCGGCAAGCCGCTGCCCGAGGCGCTCGGCTCGGTGCTCGCCGGGTTCATCCTCGGCACGGTGAGCCTGAAGAGCGACTCCATCTGGGGCGGCTGCGCCATCCACATCGTCGTCGCGACGTCGATGGACCTCCTCTCCCTGGCCCATCGCGGGCTTCTCTAG
- a CDS encoding OmpA family protein: MASLVKNPSWPVRSLALCAALYAASGCGAAVPPKELVDARASYRRAAEGAASRLAPAQLDTAKQALSRAEGAFGDDPEAPQTRDLAYIADRKAQEAEAAAALLQAQRDKAAAEDTFKDLSQQQLASARDALHSGQQQIERERFARAQAETAQQQAESARQQAESARTAAEKGRQEAEAARREAERVANAALASLKEIAAVKEEKRGVVITLSGAVLFASGKSDLLPIAKEKLSQVAATLKDQGSPPIRIEGHTDSTGSAQANRKLSQERADAVKAHLITAGLPGDKIATVGHGPDRPVADNTSAEGRANNRRVEIIVNPTGQQ, from the coding sequence ATGGCTTCTCTGGTGAAGAACCCGTCCTGGCCTGTCCGGTCTCTCGCCCTGTGCGCCGCGCTCTACGCGGCGTCCGGGTGCGGCGCGGCCGTCCCGCCGAAGGAGCTCGTCGACGCCCGCGCGAGCTACAGGCGCGCGGCGGAAGGCGCCGCCTCGCGCCTCGCGCCCGCCCAGCTCGACACGGCGAAGCAGGCGCTCTCCCGCGCCGAGGGGGCGTTCGGCGACGACCCCGAGGCCCCGCAGACGCGCGATCTCGCGTACATCGCCGACCGCAAGGCCCAGGAGGCCGAGGCGGCGGCGGCGCTGCTGCAAGCGCAGCGCGACAAGGCCGCGGCCGAGGACACCTTCAAGGATCTCTCGCAGCAGCAGCTCGCCAGCGCGAGGGACGCGCTGCACAGCGGCCAGCAGCAGATCGAGCGGGAGCGGTTCGCGCGCGCCCAGGCCGAGACCGCGCAGCAGCAGGCCGAGAGCGCGCGGCAGCAGGCCGAGAGCGCGCGCACCGCGGCCGAGAAGGGCCGCCAGGAGGCCGAGGCGGCGCGGCGGGAGGCCGAGCGCGTCGCGAACGCGGCGCTCGCGAGCCTCAAGGAGATCGCCGCGGTGAAGGAGGAGAAGCGCGGCGTGGTCATCACGCTCTCCGGCGCGGTGCTCTTCGCCTCGGGCAAGTCCGATCTCCTGCCGATCGCCAAGGAGAAGCTCAGCCAGGTCGCGGCCACGCTGAAGGACCAGGGGTCGCCGCCCATCAGGATCGAGGGGCACACCGACTCGACCGGCTCCGCGCAGGCGAACCGCAAGCTCTCGCAGGAGCGCGCCGACGCCGTGAAGGCCCACCTCATCACGGCGGGGCTGCCCGGGGACAAGATCGCGACCGTGGGCCACGGGCCGGATCGCCCCGTGGCGGACAACACGAGCGCCGAGGGCCGGGCCAACAACCGGCGCGTCGAGATCATCGTCAATCCCACCGGCCAGCAATAG
- a CDS encoding DUF4398 domain-containing protein, with product MNRSPNNKPPLRRLASPAAVLAAVLGLALAACGGTVPPPNDQLASSQAAIRAADEMGAGSDPQATLHLKLAREQLEQAKQQMQAEDNGAATRLLQRAEADAELALALAKVRSTQAEAQEALKQVEKLKQTGVK from the coding sequence GTGAACCGAAGCCCGAACAACAAGCCACCCCTACGCCGCCTCGCGAGCCCGGCCGCGGTGCTCGCTGCAGTGCTCGGTCTTGCGCTCGCCGCGTGCGGCGGCACCGTGCCTCCGCCGAACGACCAGCTCGCCTCGTCCCAGGCCGCCATCCGCGCGGCCGACGAGATGGGCGCCGGGTCCGACCCCCAGGCCACCCTCCACCTGAAGCTCGCGCGCGAGCAGCTCGAGCAGGCCAAGCAGCAGATGCAGGCCGAGGACAACGGGGCTGCCACGCGCCTCCTCCAGCGCGCCGAGGCCGACGCCGAGCTCGCGCTGGCGCTCGCGAAGGTGCGCTCCACGCAGGCCGAGGCGCAGGAGGCGCTGAAGCAGGTCGAGAAACTCAAGCAGACGGGGGTCAAGTGA
- a CDS encoding DEAD/DEAH box helicase, whose translation MNPASSLDALPAPLAGALARRGFTSLTPVQQAVLAPELAGRDLRVSSQTGSGKTVAIGLALAPRLARALAERAAAPDGAPRTAAAPAAVIIAPTRELAAQIAGELSWLLSPLGARVACVTGGTSFGDEARSLRRDPLVIAGTPGRLLDHLERGTLDPRGVLALVLDEADQMLDLGFRDDLEAIVGKMPEARQTHLVSATFSREVRALADRFQRDAVSVEGTRPGAANGDIAHVAHLVLPAERDAAVVNLLLLAPGERTLVFVRTREGAAELADKLTALGLPARALSGDLEQRERTRTLDAFRSGAITTLVATDVAARGIDVPEVGRVIHADPPGDPEIFTHRSGRTGRAGRKGTSVLLVAPFAREHALRLLRRARVEATFRPAPSPDDVLRAADERLAAELAAVRLEGATAGDAVAGDAAAVDAAVVDANVRGPREASGPAPEARHRELAARLLADMDATELVAALLARAKHTGPCAPQPVTAVAPPRSEPPSRARPSAPPWSGAPSRARPSAPPWSGAPSRARPSAPPWSEAPSRARPAVRQGNGEQPPRLPFVPFQVNWGERHGADPRRLLALVCRRGGVSSQQIGAIRIGSTASVVEVASPAAPEFARAVNQPDARDARIRIVRASSMRVE comes from the coding sequence ATGAATCCAGCCTCATCGCTCGACGCCTTGCCCGCGCCGCTCGCGGGCGCCCTCGCCCGCCGCGGCTTCACCTCACTCACCCCCGTCCAACAGGCCGTCCTCGCCCCTGAGCTCGCCGGGCGGGACCTTCGTGTCTCGTCGCAGACCGGCTCCGGAAAGACCGTGGCCATCGGCCTCGCGCTCGCCCCCCGCCTCGCGCGCGCCCTCGCCGAGCGCGCGGCCGCGCCCGACGGCGCGCCCCGCACCGCGGCGGCTCCGGCCGCGGTGATCATCGCGCCGACGCGCGAGCTCGCCGCGCAGATCGCCGGCGAGCTCAGCTGGCTTCTCTCGCCCCTCGGCGCGCGCGTCGCGTGCGTCACCGGTGGCACGAGCTTCGGCGACGAGGCGCGCTCGCTGCGGCGCGACCCCCTGGTCATCGCCGGGACGCCCGGCCGCCTGCTCGATCACCTGGAGCGCGGGACCCTCGACCCGCGCGGCGTCCTCGCCCTCGTGCTCGACGAGGCGGACCAGATGCTCGACCTCGGCTTCCGCGACGACCTCGAGGCGATCGTCGGCAAGATGCCCGAGGCTCGCCAGACCCACCTCGTGTCGGCCACCTTTTCCCGCGAGGTCCGCGCGCTCGCCGATCGCTTCCAGCGCGACGCCGTGAGCGTCGAGGGCACGCGCCCCGGCGCCGCGAACGGCGACATCGCCCACGTCGCCCACCTCGTGCTGCCGGCGGAGCGCGACGCGGCGGTCGTGAACCTGCTGCTGCTCGCGCCCGGCGAGCGCACGCTCGTCTTCGTCCGCACCCGCGAGGGCGCCGCCGAGCTCGCCGACAAGCTCACCGCGCTCGGCCTGCCCGCGCGCGCCCTGAGCGGCGACCTCGAGCAGCGCGAGCGGACGCGCACGCTCGACGCGTTTCGCTCGGGCGCCATCACGACCCTCGTCGCGACCGACGTGGCCGCGCGCGGCATCGACGTCCCCGAGGTCGGGCGCGTCATCCACGCCGATCCCCCGGGCGATCCCGAGATCTTCACGCACCGGAGCGGCCGCACCGGCCGGGCGGGCCGCAAGGGGACGAGCGTGCTGCTCGTCGCGCCGTTCGCGCGAGAGCACGCGCTGCGGCTGCTCCGGCGCGCTCGCGTCGAGGCCACGTTCCGGCCGGCGCCGTCGCCGGACGACGTGCTCCGCGCCGCCGACGAGCGGCTCGCCGCCGAGCTCGCCGCGGTGCGCCTGGAGGGCGCGACTGCGGGCGATGCGGTCGCGGGCGACGCGGCCGCGGTCGATGCGGCCGTGGTCGACGCGAACGTGCGCGGCCCGCGCGAGGCGTCCGGCCCCGCGCCCGAGGCGCGGCACAGGGAGCTCGCTGCCCGCCTGCTCGCGGACATGGACGCGACCGAGCTCGTCGCGGCCCTCCTCGCGCGGGCGAAGCACACCGGCCCCTGCGCTCCGCAGCCCGTCACCGCCGTCGCGCCGCCCCGCTCCGAGCCGCCGTCGCGCGCCCGGCCGTCTGCGCCGCCCTGGTCCGGGGCCCCGTCGCGCGCCCGGCCGTCTGCGCCGCCCTGGTCCGGGGCCCCGTCGCGCGCCCGGCCGTCTGCGCCGCCCTGGTCCGAGGCCCCGTCGCGCGCTCGTCCCGCCGTTCGTCAAGGCAACGGGGAGCAGCCCCCGCGCCTCCCCTTCGTGCCTTTCCAGGTCAACTGGGGCGAGCGCCACGGCGCCGACCCCCGGCGCCTGCTCGCCCTCGTGTGCCGCCGCGGCGGCGTGTCGAGCCAGCAGATCGGCGCGATCCGCATCGGCTCCACCGCGTCCGTCGTCGAGGTGGCCTCCCCGGCCGCGCCCGAGTTCGCGCGCGCTGTCAACCAGCCCGACGCGCGTGACGCGCGGATCCGCATCGTCCGCGCGAGCTCGATGCGCGTCGAGTAG
- a CDS encoding glycoside hydrolase family 9 protein: MGGSLLLALAGGLTAVGCGDDSPSDGAGGAEASGGAGGAGGAGGAGGAGGAGGAGGAGGEAPVETVPPSGTELIRVNQVGYLPAAAKVATVVAAADKPHAWELVDAGGTVVASGATRVVGDDASSGEHVHTIDFSGFTTPGEGYTLRVGEVSSHPFDVGPTIYSQMKYDALAYFYHNRSGIEILEQYVGAAHARPAGHLPDEAPCGADIGCTYTLDVTGGWYDAGDHGKYVVNGGISAWTLLNQYERFVALGSTADDFGDGKLKIPENANQIPDLLDEARWEIEFMLAMQVPEGQTNAGMVHHKIHDLEWTGLPMPPHEDPQPRFLRPVSTAATLNLAATAAQAARIWRELDPGFSAECLEAATRAWTAAKANPKVVPDESKVVGGGGYGDAELSDEFYWAAAELFLTTKDAAYQAELAASPYSEELAGADGTFSAMTWGQVDGLGAISLAVVEAQHAAAEREAARTKLIAIADKYLEVLGAEGYRVPFKANEKGYPWGSNSFVLNNMLVLALAHDFTGEQKYFDGVASGADYLLGRNPMDKSYVSGYGEHPLENPHHRFWAHQLDASFPSAPPGAVSGGPNSGLEDPVAKEALDAAEGRAKCVPQKCYIDHIEAWSANEITINWNSPLAWTVAWLDEKAKASAQ; the protein is encoded by the coding sequence TTGGGAGGGTCTCTTCTTCTGGCGCTCGCGGGCGGCCTCACCGCTGTTGGCTGCGGCGACGACAGCCCCTCAGACGGCGCGGGCGGTGCGGAGGCGTCGGGCGGCGCGGGCGGTGCGGGTGGCGCCGGCGGTGCGGGTGGTGCCGGCGGTGCGGGCGGCGCGGGCGGTGCGGGCGGCGAGGCGCCGGTCGAGACGGTGCCGCCGTCGGGCACCGAGCTGATCCGCGTCAACCAGGTCGGGTACCTGCCGGCCGCCGCCAAGGTCGCCACGGTCGTCGCCGCGGCCGACAAGCCGCATGCGTGGGAGCTCGTCGACGCCGGCGGCACGGTGGTCGCCAGCGGCGCGACCCGGGTGGTGGGCGACGACGCGAGCTCCGGCGAGCACGTGCACACCATCGACTTCAGCGGCTTCACCACCCCCGGCGAGGGGTACACCCTCCGTGTCGGGGAGGTGTCGAGCCACCCGTTCGACGTGGGCCCGACCATCTACTCTCAGATGAAGTACGACGCGCTCGCGTACTTCTATCACAACCGTTCAGGCATCGAGATCCTGGAGCAGTACGTCGGCGCCGCCCACGCTCGCCCGGCGGGGCACCTGCCGGACGAGGCCCCGTGCGGCGCGGATATCGGCTGCACGTACACGCTCGACGTCACCGGCGGGTGGTACGACGCCGGCGATCACGGCAAGTACGTGGTCAACGGCGGTATCTCCGCCTGGACGTTGCTGAACCAGTACGAGCGCTTCGTCGCGCTCGGGTCGACGGCGGACGACTTCGGCGACGGCAAGCTGAAGATCCCCGAGAACGCGAACCAGATCCCCGACCTCCTCGACGAGGCCCGGTGGGAGATCGAGTTCATGCTCGCGATGCAGGTGCCGGAGGGCCAGACCAATGCGGGCATGGTGCACCACAAGATCCACGACCTGGAGTGGACCGGCCTGCCGATGCCGCCGCACGAGGATCCGCAGCCGCGCTTCCTGCGCCCGGTGAGCACGGCGGCGACGCTCAACCTGGCCGCCACCGCGGCCCAGGCCGCGCGCATCTGGCGCGAGCTCGATCCCGGGTTCTCGGCCGAGTGCCTCGAGGCCGCGACGCGGGCGTGGACCGCGGCGAAGGCGAACCCGAAGGTCGTCCCGGACGAGAGCAAGGTCGTGGGCGGCGGCGGCTACGGAGACGCCGAGCTGAGCGACGAGTTCTACTGGGCGGCCGCCGAGCTCTTCCTCACCACGAAGGACGCCGCGTACCAGGCCGAGCTCGCGGCGTCGCCCTACAGCGAGGAGCTCGCCGGCGCGGACGGCACCTTCAGCGCCATGACGTGGGGACAGGTCGACGGGCTGGGCGCCATCTCGCTCGCGGTGGTCGAGGCCCAGCATGCCGCGGCGGAGCGTGAGGCGGCCCGGACCAAGCTGATCGCCATCGCCGACAAGTACCTCGAGGTCCTCGGGGCGGAGGGGTACCGGGTGCCCTTCAAGGCGAACGAGAAAGGGTATCCCTGGGGCTCCAACTCCTTCGTGCTCAACAACATGCTGGTCCTGGCGCTCGCCCACGACTTCACCGGCGAGCAGAAGTACTTCGACGGCGTCGCGTCGGGCGCGGATTACCTCCTCGGCCGCAACCCGATGGACAAGTCCTATGTCTCCGGCTACGGCGAGCACCCGCTCGAGAACCCGCATCATCGCTTCTGGGCGCACCAGCTGGACGCGTCGTTCCCGTCCGCTCCGCCCGGCGCGGTCTCTGGTGGGCCGAACTCCGGGCTGGAGGATCCGGTGGCGAAAGAGGCGCTCGATGCGGCGGAGGGCCGCGCGAAGTGCGTCCCGCAGAAGTGCTACATCGACCACATCGAGGCGTGGTCGGCGAACGAGATCACCATCAACTGGAACAGCCCGCTCGCGTGGACGGTGGCCTGGCTGGACGAGAAGGCCAAGGCGAGCGCCCAGTGA
- a CDS encoding 1,4-dihydroxy-2-naphthoyl-CoA synthase: MTVSAIFNPARWREVDGFSFEDLTYHRAVDQGTVRIAFNRPEVRNAFRPRTVDELYTALEHARTTSDVGCVLITGNGPSPKDGGWAFCSGGDQRIRGKDGYKYEGESAGQADPARLGRLHILEVQRLIRFMPKVVIAVVPGWAAGGGHSLHVVCDMTLASREHAMFKQTDPDVASFDSGYGSALLARQVGQKKAREIFFLGLDYTAEQAAAMGMVNAVVPHAELEEEALRWGAIINSKSPTAMRMLKYGFNLPDEGLVGQQLFAGEATRLAYGTEEAKEGRDAFLEKRRPDFTRYPWHY, from the coding sequence ATGACCGTCTCTGCGATTTTCAACCCGGCGCGCTGGCGTGAGGTCGATGGGTTCTCGTTCGAGGATCTCACCTACCACCGCGCCGTGGACCAGGGCACCGTCCGCATCGCGTTCAACCGTCCCGAGGTCCGCAACGCGTTTCGTCCCCGCACCGTCGATGAGCTGTACACCGCGCTCGAGCACGCGCGTACGACCTCGGACGTGGGTTGTGTGCTGATCACCGGCAACGGGCCCTCTCCGAAGGACGGCGGCTGGGCGTTCTGCTCCGGCGGCGATCAGCGCATCCGCGGGAAGGACGGTTACAAATACGAGGGTGAGAGCGCGGGGCAGGCCGACCCGGCGCGGCTCGGCCGGCTCCACATCCTGGAGGTGCAGCGGCTCATCCGGTTCATGCCCAAGGTCGTCATCGCGGTGGTGCCCGGCTGGGCGGCGGGCGGCGGCCACAGCCTCCACGTGGTCTGCGACATGACGCTGGCGAGCCGCGAGCACGCGATGTTCAAGCAGACGGACCCGGACGTCGCGAGCTTCGACAGCGGGTATGGCTCGGCGCTGCTCGCGCGGCAGGTCGGGCAGAAGAAGGCGCGGGAGATCTTCTTTCTCGGGCTCGATTACACGGCGGAACAGGCGGCGGCGATGGGCATGGTCAACGCCGTCGTCCCTCACGCGGAGCTCGAGGAGGAGGCGCTGCGGTGGGGCGCGATCATCAACTCGAAGAGCCCGACCGCGATGCGGATGCTGAAGTACGGCTTCAACCTGCCTGACGAGGGGCTCGTCGGACAGCAGCTCTTCGCCGGCGAGGCGACGCGGCTCGCCTACGGCACGGAGGAGGCGAAGGAGGGCCGAGACGCCTTCCTGGAGAAGCGCCGCCCGGACTTCACGCGTTATCCCTGGCACTACTGA
- a CDS encoding PAS domain-containing protein, translated as MGLSYERLFQVSSGLLATADARGYFHDLSSAWEQTLGWSLDELRARPYIELVHPDDREATLAEAAALFQGRANGRFDNRYVCKDGSYRWLGWTARVDMDEAPSERLMVATALDLTSDRERTAQLTQAAELTTVYEKLFRVSVGLLVTLDAEGYFRHANPAWERTLGWSPSDMVSKPFIEFVHPDDREATLAEAAALFQGHTTIKFDNRYACKDGSYRWLAWTAHLDAAEEPSRRLVYGTAHDVTPYRELLDKLERTLARLRDTMQAMSTPLIPITDRIMVMPLVGQMDSERIDQVMSAALAGVQSTQAQVVILDVTGLKEIDTRVAAGLVDTAKALQLLGARTILTGIRPAVAQTLVGLSLDLAGLVTKSTLQSAIAFALQSDQGAPRALAR; from the coding sequence ATGGGCTTGAGCTATGAACGACTTTTCCAGGTCTCGTCAGGACTCCTGGCCACCGCGGACGCGCGCGGTTACTTCCATGATCTGAGCTCTGCGTGGGAGCAGACCCTCGGCTGGTCCCTCGACGAGCTCAGGGCCAGGCCCTACATCGAGCTCGTCCATCCCGACGACCGCGAGGCCACGCTCGCCGAGGCCGCCGCCCTCTTCCAGGGCCGTGCGAACGGCCGGTTCGACAATCGTTATGTGTGCAAGGACGGCTCGTACCGGTGGCTCGGCTGGACCGCCCGAGTGGACATGGACGAAGCGCCCTCCGAACGCCTCATGGTCGCCACGGCGCTCGACCTGACGAGCGACCGGGAGCGGACGGCGCAGCTCACGCAGGCGGCGGAGCTGACCACGGTCTACGAGAAGCTGTTCCGGGTGTCCGTGGGCCTGCTCGTGACCCTGGACGCAGAGGGGTACTTCCGGCACGCCAACCCGGCCTGGGAGCGCACCCTCGGCTGGTCCCCCTCGGACATGGTCTCGAAGCCGTTCATCGAGTTCGTCCATCCCGACGACCGCGAGGCCACGCTCGCCGAGGCCGCCGCGCTCTTCCAGGGCCACACGACCATCAAGTTCGACAACCGGTACGCGTGCAAGGACGGCTCCTACAGGTGGCTCGCGTGGACCGCGCACCTGGACGCGGCCGAGGAGCCGTCGCGCCGCCTCGTCTACGGCACCGCCCACGACGTCACGCCCTACAGGGAGCTGCTCGACAAGCTCGAGCGGACGCTCGCGCGGCTCCGCGACACGATGCAGGCGATGTCGACGCCGCTCATCCCGATCACCGATCGCATCATGGTCATGCCCCTCGTGGGCCAGATGGACTCGGAGCGGATCGATCAGGTGATGTCGGCCGCGCTCGCTGGAGTCCAGTCCACCCAGGCTCAGGTGGTCATCCTCGACGTGACGGGGCTCAAGGAAATCGACACGCGGGTCGCCGCCGGGCTCGTCGACACCGCGAAGGCGCTGCAGCTGCTCGGCGCACGGACGATCCTGACCGGCATCCGGCCAGCGGTCGCGCAGACGCTCGTCGGGCTCTCGCTCGACCTGGCGGGCCTCGTGACGAAGAGCACCCTCCAGAGCGCCATCGCCTTTGCGCTGCAGAGCGACCAGGGCGCGCCACGGGCCCTCGCCCGATAA